Proteins encoded within one genomic window of Chelonia mydas isolate rCheMyd1 chromosome 28 unlocalized genomic scaffold, rCheMyd1.pri.v2 SUPER_28_unloc_2, whole genome shotgun sequence:
- the LOC122463977 gene encoding uncharacterized protein LOC122463977 isoform X1, whose protein sequence is MAVYKVQVSTGQGALAGTFDTISITLAGIDGESTKHVLDQYGLDFQSGSRSSPQTRREGSSVSFGACLMPGQTRLTHINAAKKDGAGGGGEKVLGCPRTSLTGREPLMEPQFCGLGRSVRGSAAWMLGISAGLNDTSCDLRAAPSPGTWDLDPGRSVILYLSSVWRN, encoded by the exons ATGGCCGTCTACAAAGTCCAGGTGTCCACAGGCCAGGGCGCCCTGGCTGGCACTTTTGACACCATCTCCATCACCCTGGCGGGCATCGACGGGGAAAGCACCAAGCATGTGCTGGACCAATACGGGTTGGACTTTCAGTCAGGATCA CGCTCGAGTCCTCAAACGAGACGAGAGGGATCTTCCGTCTCCTTCGGAGCCTGCTTGATGCCGGGCCAGACCAGGCTGACTCACATCAATGCAGCAAAaaaggatggggcggggggaggcggggagaaaGTGCTGGGGTGTCCTCGTACCAGCCTGACGGGGCGGGAGCCCCTGATGGAACCGCAGTTCTGTGGGCTGGGACGGTCAGTGAGGGGGTCTGCAGCCTGGATGCTGGGGATTTCCGCAGGGCTGAACGATACCAGCTGTGATCTACGGGCTGCACCCTCACCTGGCACCTGGGATCTAGACCCGGGACGGTCTGTCATTTTATATCTGAGCAGCGTCTGGCGTAATTGA
- the LOC122463976 gene encoding arachidonate 12-lipoxygenase, 12R-type-like, which produces MAVYKVQVSTGQGALAGTFDTISITLAGIDGESTKHVLDQYGLDFQSGSVREYEVPSERALGPIVLIRLHKEPYSVFPESMWHCNTVRVTSPSRREEQGVGWQQMVQ; this is translated from the exons ATGGCCGTCTACAAAGTCCAGGTGTCCACAGGCCAGGGCGCCCTGGCTGGCACTTTTGACACCATCTCCATCACCCTGGCGGGCATCGACGGGGAAAGCACCAAGCATGTGCTGGACCAATACGGGTTGGACTTTCAGTCAGGATCA GTACGGGAGTACGAGGTGCCCAGTGAGCGAGCCCTGGGGCCGATCGTACTGATCCGGCTCCACAAGGAACCCTATTCCGTGTTCCCCGAGAGCATGTGGCACTGCAACACGGTCCGGGTGACGTCTCCCTcacggagggaggagcaaggggtaggctggcagcagatggtgcagtag
- the LOC122463978 gene encoding arachidonate 12-lipoxygenase, 12R-type-like: MAVYKVQVSTGQGALAGTFDTISITLAGIDGESTKHVLDQYGLDFQSGSVREYEVPSERALGPIVLIRLHKEPYSVFPESMWHCNTVRVTSPSRREEQGVGWQQMVQ; this comes from the exons ATGGCCGTCTACAAAGTCCAGGTGTCCACAGGCCAGGGCGCCCTGGCTGGCACTTTTGACACCATCTCCATCACCCTGGCGGGCATCGACGGGGAAAGCACCAAGCATGTGCTGGACCAATACGGGTTGGACTTTCAGTCAGGATCA GTACGGGAGTACGAGGTGCCCAGTGAGCGAGCCCTGGGGCCGATCGTACTGATCCGGCTCCACAAGGAACCCTATTCCGTTTTCCCCGAGAGCATGTGGCACTGCAACACGGTCCGGGTGACGTCTCCCTcacggagggaggagcaaggggtaggctggcagcagatggtgcagtag